DNA from Deltaproteobacteria bacterium:
CGGGCGGGCGACCTCCTTTATCAAGACAGGTGATCTGATTCGCATCGATGGGGATAGCGGCGTGGTGAAAATACTTAAAAGGGCCTAACTAAAACTATATGAAATACTGGAATCCCGGAGCCGGGAGTTAGAGTGTTTAATGATCGCCGGGAACAAGTCCTTTTAACCGCTGATCACAAAGCTCACGTAGATTTGGGGGAAGTCACGATGACTGAAAAGGAAAAAAGCATTATCCTCTGGTATGATGAATTGGAGGGAAAGGACTTCAATCTGGTTGGGAAAAAAAATGCCAATTTGGGAGAGATGATCAGGGCCGGCATTCGAACCAGCCCCGGATTCGCCCTGACCATTTATGCCAATGATCTTTTTATTACCAGTATGGGCATCAAATCCGCATTGGAAAACTATTTAAAGGATCTTGGCCGGGTCACCTATGAAAACAGCCTCAAGGCCAGCGCCTTTGCGGTGAACCTCATTGAGGAGGCCTCCGTTCCATCCATCATTACCGATGAATTGTTTCGGGAATATCAGAAACTGTGCGACCTGGCCGGGGTTGAAAACGTTCCGGTGGCTACCAGATCGAGTGGTGCCATTTCCATGCCCGGCCAGATGGAAACCTTCCTGAATATCCGGGGGCAGGAGGATCTCCTGCACTATATCAAAAAAACCTGGGCCAGTGCCTATTTTGTGGAAGCCATCACTTATCGTATGAACAAGGGCCTGGGTTTTATCCTCAACATCGGCGTAGGCGTTCCCAAGATGGTCAACTCCCGGGTATCCGGGATTGTCTTCACCTTGAATCCGTTGAACGGGGACCGTTCCAAGATTTCGGTGGATGTCAGTTATGGTCTGGGAGAGGCAGTCGTCAGCGGCCTGGTCACTCCCGACAATTTTCTGGTAGACAAAGTCACGTTAGAACCCATTCGATCCAAATTGGGAGAAAAGGAGGTGCAGTGCGTTTATGAAGAAACGGGAAGCACGATTAAAACGGTAAATGTTCCCCAGGAGGCCCGTAGCCGGCTCTCCATTGACAAAGAGGAACTCAAAGAAATTTGCCGGATTTCAAAGGCCATTGACCGGTATTATGGCAAACCCTACGACATCGAATTTGCCATAGATGCCGATCTTTCTTTTCCTGAAAATGTCATCATTCTTCAAGTCCGACCCGAGTCGGTCTGGTCTAAGAAAGAGATTAAACCCAAAATAGAGAAAAAGAAGGATGCCATGGATCGGGTTATTAACCAACTCATCACCGGAGTCAGGCTGAAATGACTCACGATGCTCCCCTGCGTCGCTAAGTCCATTGATGAAAAGTCGAACCCCTTGCAGAAGAGAGATGTTGGAAAACCAGCAGTCGATGCTGTGCTTTAAAATGTCAACCTGTACAACTAAAAAAAGGAGAAAACAAATGTCACAAGAACAGAATCAAGGATGGGCCAATGCCGCACCGTTTGCCATTTTGTCCGTGGCCGTGTTAATTGCCTGTTTAGGGGGATTTCGTGCCGGCTTTATTCCGGCCAGTTCCGCTCCTCTTATGGTGGGGGTGCTGATCTCCTGCTTTCTCCCACAACTGATCGGCGGAATCATCGCCTTTAAAAGAGGGGAAGTTCTGTTGGGCACCATTTGCGGCCTTTTTGGAACGACCATTACCCTGGGGGCGGCCTTTACCTTATGGATCCAGATTTTTGCCGCACCCGCACCCGGGGCCTTCACCCCGCAGATTATGGCCTTCTTTTGGATTACCCTGTTTATTATCACCGAGATCTTTGCCATCGGCTTCGGGCGTATGAGTTGGTTTTTGATGCTGGGAATCGCTGAGGTTGGTGTGGTTTTTCTGCTTGAGGGCATTTATTCCTACCAGGGGGCCCCTATCGGTCCCAACGGATACATTATTTCCGGATTAGGCCATCTCGCGGGTTATCTGGAATTACTATTCGGTTTATTCTGCATCTATTCTGCCGGGGGCATATTATTGGCCGAGCATTTCCAAAGGCCCGTACTGCCTTTAGGTAAACCCGTTTTCAAATAAGTTACCTTAATTTTTGACCCTCTCGGAAAACCAGGGGAACGGCAGGGAATACCCGCCGTTCCCCTTTTCTTCTCCCCATCCCAAGATCTTCAATAGTTGCTCGTTACTTGTTACTCTTTACTCGTTGAAACCCAATTTCAGGCTTCGTGGCGCCCCCCAAGTGGCATGAGGGTTTAGAGAGAATGCCTTCTTTTTCTTGACACCAGGTCCCTATCTTCCTATGATAGGTCCGAAATAGAGATAACCATTAAGGTTCTTTCAAAAATCTAAATTATGCAAAACTATAACCCAATAGGTCAGCCCCGCCCGGGCGGGGCTGACTGTTTAATGGTTTCAACACAATCGGCCTTCGGCCGATCCGACTCTTGTCAGGCAGGATGCCTGACCTATTTTAACCAAATTTAAACATTCGCAAGAGGTTCCATTATGAATGGTCTAAAGAAGTCCGACAGGGATAGTAGTCAAAAAACCCTGGGGGTAAAGGAAATATTTTTCGATTTCGAAGGAACTCTGGTAGATTTTCAGTGGCAACTGGTACCGGCAGTCCATGAATGTTTATCGGCACTCATGAAGGCCGGCTTCAAAAAAGAGTGGTACGGAGCCAATCCAAGTTATGCCCATATTTACAACCACACTTTTGATCTTATCCGGAAGGGGGAGGTCCAGGACGAAGCTTCCCCGGCTTTGGCCATTATAAGCACCATTTACGACCGATACGACGCCGACGCCTTGTCCCGCTGGAATCTTTACCCTGATACGCTGGATGGTCTTGAAATGCTCGGAAAGCAGGGATTTCGAATGGGCATAGTAAGCAATATAGGCACGCAGGCCCTCCGAAAGGCCATGGACCGGCTGGATCTTTCGGGTCGCTTAGAGGTGGTGATATCCCGTAATGACGTAAAACACATCAAGCCCCACCCCGAGGGACTGATCAAAGCCGCCGAAACGCTCCAGGTCGTTCCGGCACAGATCGTATTTATCGGGGATTCCAGAAATGACGTCCAGGCGGCCCGGGCCGCCGGTATGTTGGCCGTTTACCTTCGTGGAGGGGAAGATTCACCTGAAGACATGGCCCGATTCCCGGCCGATCTCGATATAGACCACCTCGGTCAATTGCCGCCTCTCCTTTCCCGGATCATCCCTTGACTCCAGAAATTCTCCTGAGGTGACAGGCATGATCAATTTTAACCAGCTTAGGATCTTCTACCAGGCAGCCAAATATCAGAGTTGCACGGTTGCCGCCAAAAAGCTTTTCATCACCCAACCGGCGGTCACGGCTCAAGTGAAGGCCTTCGAAGATTCCTGCAATCTCCGGCTGTTTAAAAAAAGGGGGCGAAAGATCTATCTGACCGATGAAGGGAAAAAACTATATCAATATGCCAATCAAATTTTTGAATATGAGAAAGAAATCGAAGATATCATCGAGGATATGCGGGCCTTAAAGACCGGCGTATTGAAATTGGGAACCACCAAAACCTATGCCCGGACCTACATGCCCATTTTTATCACCAGATTCAGACAATCTTACCCCCACATCAAGATCCACCTCAATGAAGGCAGTTCTCTCGAAATGGCCAACAGCCTCCTGGATTTTCAAAACGAGATTGCCATCATCGCTAAAATTGAAGACAATCCCCAGATCTGTTATGTCCCCTTTTGCCGGGAGGATATTTTGGTTCTCATGCCTCCGGATCATGCCCTCGCCAAAAAGAGATCCGTGACGTTAGCTGAAATCGCTCAGGAACCGATCATCATCAAGGAGAGGGGTTCCGGCACCCGGAAAGCCTTGGATGAAGCTTTGGCCCAAAAGGGGATTGTCCCCAATATTTCCATGGAAACAACCAATACCGACTTCATCAAACAACTGGTCATTCGTGGGGCGGGGATCTCTTTTTTGGTAAAATCAGGAATCTTAAAAGAACTTGAAGAAGGGAAACTGGTCACCGTTCCCATAAAAGACTGCCAAATTCACTCGGATGTCAACCTCGCCTATTTGAGAACCCAGCATCTCTCAACGCCGGCCCAAGCCTTTCTCGAACTCCTGAAAGGCTTATCTTTGGAAGAGTCCCCCCTTCAGAATATAGAGTGTTTGATTAACAGGATGGCTGTCCCCTCCCGCTGAAAGGTCAGGGGGCAGGGGCCGGGGGCCGGGGGCCGGCAAAAAAACCGTGATGCTTTCTGAGGTATGAGGGTTTAAAACCAAAAGGAAGTTCGGAGTTCGGAGAAACACGTTTTCCTCTTCCGTGGTAACACAAAAAATATTTCAAGATGCAAGTTTCAAGTTCGGAGGACAGCGGAAGATATATGATTTTCCCCCGGCCCCCGATCCCTGCCCCCTGATCCCCAAACATTATCTTCAATAAACAACCCATCCATAACTATTCCTTATGAGTTCCATAAAAATTATGAAATTGACAAAATGGGTAAAATGAATCATTCAGAAATCATATTTTAATTTAAGGAGGCTATTAAAATGAAAGACCTGAGAGAATTTATCGCCAAGTGTGAGGAAAGAGGGATTCTGCATCGGATCAAGGCTGAAGTGGATTGGGATCTTGAAGCCTCCCATATCGCCAAGCTGAATGAAGAAAACAAGGGGCCGGCCCTGTTGTTTGAGAACATTAAGGGATATAGTTCGCCCCTCCTGATGAGCACCTGCACCACTACGGAAAGACTGGCCATCATCATGGGTATGCCTCCGGACTCCACCCTGGTCCAGCTCATGGAACAGTGGGTTGAGAAGGGGAAAAAAGGGATCCCGCCGAAACTTGTGGATTCCGGCCCCTGTAAAGAGAACAAGATGACCGGCGATGCCGTGGACCTCTTCAAATTCCCGGCGCCTAAGTTCTATCCCCGGGACGGCGGCCGATTCTTCGGCACGGCTCACTTTGTGGTCACCAAAGACCCGGACTCCGGTTGGGTCAACCTGGGAACCTACCGGCTTCAGTTGCTGGGGAAAAACATCCTGGGCACCCAGTTTATCAAAGGGAAACATTCCGATATCATGCTCAAGAAATACCAGGCCATGAAAAAGCCTATGCCCGTAGCGGTGGTCGTGGGCTGCGATCCTCTTTTGTTCATCATGGGTGGGGCCAGACTCTCCGCTTTTGTGTCTGAATACGATCTGGCCGGCTCCATAAGGAATGAGCCCATCGAGGTGGTCCAGTGCGAGACCAATGACCTGATCGTTCCGGCCACGGCCGAGATTGTCGTTGAGGGCGAAGTGGATGCCGAGGCCTTTATGCCCGAAGGTCCTTTCGGGGAATATACCGGTTATTATTCCGGCGTCGGCACCGACCCCAGAAATTTTATCAAGGTCAATTGTGTGACCCACCGGAACAATCCCATCTTCATGTCCACCACCGTCGGCCGGGCCGTGACCGATTCTCATATGGCCCTGGCCCTGGCCTATGGTGCTTCCCTCTGGCAGCAGCTCGTGGACATGAAAATCCCCGGCCTCAAAGCGGTTTATTGTCCTCCTGAAGCTGCCGGACGCTTTCTCGCTATCATTTCCGTGAAGCAGATGTATCCGGGACATGCCGACCAAATCCTGACGGCGGCCATCTCCACGGAGATGGGGGCCTACGGTCTCAAGACCGTCATCGTGGTCGATGATGACATCGATCCCTGGGATATCCCCCGGGTCATGTATGCCCTGGCCTTCCGGTTTCAGCCGAACCGATCCCAGGTCATCAAACGGGGAAGGTCCACACCCCTGGACCCGTCTCTCCCTATTGATCAGAGGTGGATCACCGGCAGGCTCCTGCTCGATGCCACCATTCCTTATGATTGGAAGGAAAAACCGATTCCCATCGTCCTGGATTCGGATATGGTCAAGCGGGTTCAGGGTCGATGGTCAGAACTCGGGTTTTAAAACAACAACGTGTTCCCCATGAGGAAAGAGGTGCGTTAATATGAAACCTGTACGTTATGATGCGGCAGAAATTGAAAGATATCTGAAAGAGGGCTATTGGGATAAATCGATTCTTTCTGATCACTGGGAAAAAAATGCCAGAAAGTGGCCTGACAAAGTTGCCCTGGTGGATTCAGCCGGAGGCCGGCTGACCTGGAAAGAGGCGACGGACAGGATTGACCGGATTGCCTATGCCCTGGTTAATGAGGTGCAGTTGAAACGGGATGACAAACTGATGGTCCAACTGCCTAATTGTGTGGAGCAGGTCCTGGTGCGTCTGGCCTGCCAAAAAGCGGGCGTCATTGCCATTCCGGAAATGACCACCTTTCGCCAGGCGGAGATCCTGGATATTGCCACGAAAACGGAGGCCACGGGGATTGTAATCCCCAGAGAATACCGGAAATTCGACCATTATGAGATGGCCAAGGACCTTCAGCGGGAATTACCGAACCTGAAGCATATTATTGTGGTCGGCCAGGATGTACCAAAGGACTGCATCTCCCTGCAAAAAATCATGGATTATCCTTACGAACAGAAATACGATCCCCTCGACCTGGTGTCCAGAAAAATGGATGCCGTGGAAGAAGTAGGGTTCCTGGTGACGACGACCGGAACCACCGGGCTTCCCAAGCTCATTGAACACCGGATTGCGGCCCGGGACATATGGACCGCCAAGGCCCACATCAGGAACTGGGAACTGGGTCCCGAAGATTGCGTCCTGGCTATCGCCCCCATTGCCGGGGCAACCGGGG
Protein-coding regions in this window:
- a CDS encoding PEP/pyruvate-binding domain-containing protein, whose protein sequence is MFNDRREQVLLTADHKAHVDLGEVTMTEKEKSIILWYDELEGKDFNLVGKKNANLGEMIRAGIRTSPGFALTIYANDLFITSMGIKSALENYLKDLGRVTYENSLKASAFAVNLIEEASVPSIITDELFREYQKLCDLAGVENVPVATRSSGAISMPGQMETFLNIRGQEDLLHYIKKTWASAYFVEAITYRMNKGLGFILNIGVGVPKMVNSRVSGIVFTLNPLNGDRSKISVDVSYGLGEAVVSGLVTPDNFLVDKVTLEPIRSKLGEKEVQCVYEETGSTIKTVNVPQEARSRLSIDKEELKEICRISKAIDRYYGKPYDIEFAIDADLSFPENVIILQVRPESVWSKKEIKPKIEKKKDAMDRVINQLITGVRLK
- a CDS encoding HAD-IA family hydrolase; protein product: MNGLKKSDRDSSQKTLGVKEIFFDFEGTLVDFQWQLVPAVHECLSALMKAGFKKEWYGANPSYAHIYNHTFDLIRKGEVQDEASPALAIISTIYDRYDADALSRWNLYPDTLDGLEMLGKQGFRMGIVSNIGTQALRKAMDRLDLSGRLEVVISRNDVKHIKPHPEGLIKAAETLQVVPAQIVFIGDSRNDVQAARAAGMLAVYLRGGEDSPEDMARFPADLDIDHLGQLPPLLSRIIP
- a CDS encoding LysR family transcriptional regulator, giving the protein MINFNQLRIFYQAAKYQSCTVAAKKLFITQPAVTAQVKAFEDSCNLRLFKKRGRKIYLTDEGKKLYQYANQIFEYEKEIEDIIEDMRALKTGVLKLGTTKTYARTYMPIFITRFRQSYPHIKIHLNEGSSLEMANSLLDFQNEIAIIAKIEDNPQICYVPFCREDILVLMPPDHALAKKRSVTLAEIAQEPIIIKERGSGTRKALDEALAQKGIVPNISMETTNTDFIKQLVIRGAGISFLVKSGILKELEEGKLVTVPIKDCQIHSDVNLAYLRTQHLSTPAQAFLELLKGLSLEESPLQNIECLINRMAVPSR
- the ppcB gene encoding phenylphosphate carboxylase subunit beta, whose product is MKDLREFIAKCEERGILHRIKAEVDWDLEASHIAKLNEENKGPALLFENIKGYSSPLLMSTCTTTERLAIIMGMPPDSTLVQLMEQWVEKGKKGIPPKLVDSGPCKENKMTGDAVDLFKFPAPKFYPRDGGRFFGTAHFVVTKDPDSGWVNLGTYRLQLLGKNILGTQFIKGKHSDIMLKKYQAMKKPMPVAVVVGCDPLLFIMGGARLSAFVSEYDLAGSIRNEPIEVVQCETNDLIVPATAEIVVEGEVDAEAFMPEGPFGEYTGYYSGVGTDPRNFIKVNCVTHRNNPIFMSTTVGRAVTDSHMALALAYGASLWQQLVDMKIPGLKAVYCPPEAAGRFLAIISVKQMYPGHADQILTAAISTEMGAYGLKTVIVVDDDIDPWDIPRVMYALAFRFQPNRSQVIKRGRSTPLDPSLPIDQRWITGRLLLDATIPYDWKEKPIPIVLDSDMVKRVQGRWSELGF